A genomic stretch from Corvus cornix cornix isolate S_Up_H32 chromosome 7, ASM73873v5, whole genome shotgun sequence includes:
- the MUC13 gene encoding mucin-13 isoform X2: MRCSVFLAVWLSLVLSLLKETTATTSSTTPVPTTTNTAATGTTTANTPVSTTTNTAETTATTSSTTPVPTTTNTAVDFCREYPCGRNLATCISLQSNYTCECQYGFYYSDKNCYRGQVYPATIGVSASYSDSLQTVNSTEYEQLFKSVAAFFEKAFHNLTGYIQTVIVKIQPSKESRNSAPVNVTVTNLFTWNSTVNEASVNSAVQHAINSGGESYVRTYKEATSCAIYQCDTQTTVCEGDMFPECKCKPGLEKTEWDDRSCSACSKNCTAEAHKYCVKEKMGPVCRCMANFKQEDGNCVACPVGYSGEDCSDNTELILIIVGTVFGAIILSLVIAVSIISVRAKGKRNPEKRSLIQPEYSNTNRSDDRPGMFPRVQTTSGHANPGYQSNNPYEMRSTNRGHFPERDYDDLYEISREPRGFRMQSRY, from the exons CCACTGGAACAACAACTGCTAACACTCCCGTGTCGACAACGACAAACACTGCAG AAACCACTGCTACAACATCTTCTACCACTCCCGTGCCGACAACGACAAACACTGCAG TGGACTTCTGCCGTGAATATCCTTGTGGAAGAAATTTGGCTACATGCATTTCCTTACAAAGCAACTATACCTGTGAGTGCCAATATGGATTCTACTACAGTGATAAGAATTGTTACAGAG GGCAAGTATACCCAGCAACCATTGGAGTGAGTGCATCTTACAGTGATAGTCTTCAAACAGTAAATTCCACGGAGTATGAGCAGCTGTTCAAGAGTGTAGCAGCATTT tttGAGAAGGCCTTCCACAATCTAACAGGCTACATACAAACTGTCATCGTGAAAATTCA ACcttcaaaagaaagcagaaattctgcTCCAGTGAATGTAACAGTGACAAACCTGTTCACGTGGAACTCAACTGTAAATGAGGCCTCAGTTAATTCTGCAGTACAACATGCAATAAACAGTGGAGGAGAGTCATATGTCCGTACTTACAAAG agGCAACATCTTGTGCTATTTATCAATGTGATACTCAAACCACGGTGTGTGAAGGGGACATGTTTCCAGAATGCAAATGCAAACCTGGTTTAGAAAAGACAGAATGGGATGATCGTTCTTGTTCAG CTTGCAGTAAAAACTGTACTGCAGAGGCACACAAGTACTGcgtaaaagaaaaaatgggtCCAGTATGCAGATGTATGGCTAACTTTAAACAGGAGGATGGAAACTGTGTGGC tTGTCCAGTGGGCTACTCTGGGGAGGATTGCAGTGACA ataCTGAACTCATCCTTATAATCGTGGGCACAGTGTTTGGAGCCATTATCCTGAGTTTAGTGATAGCAGTCTCTATTATTTCAGTCAG agcaaaaggaaaacgAAATCCAGAGAAGAGGAGCCTGATACAGCCAGAGTATTCCAACACAAATAGATCTGATGACAGACCGGGCATGTTCCCCAGGGTCCAGACCACTtctggccatgcaaacccaggATATCAGTCAAACAACCCCTATGAGATGCGTTCCACAAATAGAGGTCATTTTCCAGAGAGGGATTATGATGATTTG TACGAAATATCACGGGAGCCTAGGGGCTTTAGGATGCAGAGCAGATATTGA
- the MUC13 gene encoding mucin-13 isoform X3, with translation MRCSVFLAVWLSLVLSLLKETTATTSSTTPVPTTTNTAATGTTTANTPVSTTTNTAATGTTTANTPVSTTTNTAVDFCREYPCGRNLATCISLQSNYTCECQYGFYYSDKNCYRGQVYPATIGVSASYSDSLQTVNSTEYEQLFKSVAAFFEKAFHNLTGYIQTVIVKIQPSKESRNSAPVNVTVTNLFTWNSTVNEASVNSAVQHAINSGGESYVRTYKEATSCAIYQCDTQTTVCEGDMFPECKCKPGLEKTEWDDRSCSACSKNCTAEAHKYCVKEKMGPVCRCMANFKQEDGNCVACPVGYSGEDCSDNTELILIIVGTVFGAIILSLVIAVSIISVRAKGKRNPEKRSLIQPEYSNTNRSDDRPGMFPRVQTTSGHANPGYQSNNPYEMRSTNRGHFPERDYDDLYEISREPRGFRMQSRY, from the exons CCACTGGAACAACAACTGCTAACACTCCCGTGTCGACAACGACAAACACTGCAG CCACTGGAACAACAACTGCTAACACTCCCGTGTCGACAACGACAAACACTGCAG TGGACTTCTGCCGTGAATATCCTTGTGGAAGAAATTTGGCTACATGCATTTCCTTACAAAGCAACTATACCTGTGAGTGCCAATATGGATTCTACTACAGTGATAAGAATTGTTACAGAG GGCAAGTATACCCAGCAACCATTGGAGTGAGTGCATCTTACAGTGATAGTCTTCAAACAGTAAATTCCACGGAGTATGAGCAGCTGTTCAAGAGTGTAGCAGCATTT tttGAGAAGGCCTTCCACAATCTAACAGGCTACATACAAACTGTCATCGTGAAAATTCA ACcttcaaaagaaagcagaaattctgcTCCAGTGAATGTAACAGTGACAAACCTGTTCACGTGGAACTCAACTGTAAATGAGGCCTCAGTTAATTCTGCAGTACAACATGCAATAAACAGTGGAGGAGAGTCATATGTCCGTACTTACAAAG agGCAACATCTTGTGCTATTTATCAATGTGATACTCAAACCACGGTGTGTGAAGGGGACATGTTTCCAGAATGCAAATGCAAACCTGGTTTAGAAAAGACAGAATGGGATGATCGTTCTTGTTCAG CTTGCAGTAAAAACTGTACTGCAGAGGCACACAAGTACTGcgtaaaagaaaaaatgggtCCAGTATGCAGATGTATGGCTAACTTTAAACAGGAGGATGGAAACTGTGTGGC tTGTCCAGTGGGCTACTCTGGGGAGGATTGCAGTGACA ataCTGAACTCATCCTTATAATCGTGGGCACAGTGTTTGGAGCCATTATCCTGAGTTTAGTGATAGCAGTCTCTATTATTTCAGTCAG agcaaaaggaaaacgAAATCCAGAGAAGAGGAGCCTGATACAGCCAGAGTATTCCAACACAAATAGATCTGATGACAGACCGGGCATGTTCCCCAGGGTCCAGACCACTtctggccatgcaaacccaggATATCAGTCAAACAACCCCTATGAGATGCGTTCCACAAATAGAGGTCATTTTCCAGAGAGGGATTATGATGATTTG TACGAAATATCACGGGAGCCTAGGGGCTTTAGGATGCAGAGCAGATATTGA
- the MUC13 gene encoding mucin-13 isoform X1, whose protein sequence is MRCSVFLAVWLSLVLSLLKETTATTSSTTPVPTTTNTAATGTTTANTPVSTTTNTAETTATTSSTTPVPTTTNTAATGTTTANTPVSTTTNTAVDFCREYPCGRNLATCISLQSNYTCECQYGFYYSDKNCYRGQVYPATIGVSASYSDSLQTVNSTEYEQLFKSVAAFFEKAFHNLTGYIQTVIVKIQPSKESRNSAPVNVTVTNLFTWNSTVNEASVNSAVQHAINSGGESYVRTYKEATSCAIYQCDTQTTVCEGDMFPECKCKPGLEKTEWDDRSCSACSKNCTAEAHKYCVKEKMGPVCRCMANFKQEDGNCVACPVGYSGEDCSDNTELILIIVGTVFGAIILSLVIAVSIISVRAKGKRNPEKRSLIQPEYSNTNRSDDRPGMFPRVQTTSGHANPGYQSNNPYEMRSTNRGHFPERDYDDLYEISREPRGFRMQSRY, encoded by the exons CCACTGGAACAACAACTGCTAACACTCCCGTGTCGACAACGACAAACACTGCAG AAACCACTGCTACAACATCTTCTACCACTCCCGTGCCGACAACGACAAACACTGCAG CCACTGGAACAACAACTGCTAACACTCCCGTGTCGACAACGACAAACACTGCAG TGGACTTCTGCCGTGAATATCCTTGTGGAAGAAATTTGGCTACATGCATTTCCTTACAAAGCAACTATACCTGTGAGTGCCAATATGGATTCTACTACAGTGATAAGAATTGTTACAGAG GGCAAGTATACCCAGCAACCATTGGAGTGAGTGCATCTTACAGTGATAGTCTTCAAACAGTAAATTCCACGGAGTATGAGCAGCTGTTCAAGAGTGTAGCAGCATTT tttGAGAAGGCCTTCCACAATCTAACAGGCTACATACAAACTGTCATCGTGAAAATTCA ACcttcaaaagaaagcagaaattctgcTCCAGTGAATGTAACAGTGACAAACCTGTTCACGTGGAACTCAACTGTAAATGAGGCCTCAGTTAATTCTGCAGTACAACATGCAATAAACAGTGGAGGAGAGTCATATGTCCGTACTTACAAAG agGCAACATCTTGTGCTATTTATCAATGTGATACTCAAACCACGGTGTGTGAAGGGGACATGTTTCCAGAATGCAAATGCAAACCTGGTTTAGAAAAGACAGAATGGGATGATCGTTCTTGTTCAG CTTGCAGTAAAAACTGTACTGCAGAGGCACACAAGTACTGcgtaaaagaaaaaatgggtCCAGTATGCAGATGTATGGCTAACTTTAAACAGGAGGATGGAAACTGTGTGGC tTGTCCAGTGGGCTACTCTGGGGAGGATTGCAGTGACA ataCTGAACTCATCCTTATAATCGTGGGCACAGTGTTTGGAGCCATTATCCTGAGTTTAGTGATAGCAGTCTCTATTATTTCAGTCAG agcaaaaggaaaacgAAATCCAGAGAAGAGGAGCCTGATACAGCCAGAGTATTCCAACACAAATAGATCTGATGACAGACCGGGCATGTTCCCCAGGGTCCAGACCACTtctggccatgcaaacccaggATATCAGTCAAACAACCCCTATGAGATGCGTTCCACAAATAGAGGTCATTTTCCAGAGAGGGATTATGATGATTTG TACGAAATATCACGGGAGCCTAGGGGCTTTAGGATGCAGAGCAGATATTGA